The proteins below come from a single Rhizobium sp. BT04 genomic window:
- the lpxE gene encoding lipid A 1-phosphatase LpxE yields MRAFWASLDRRWRRSSVGMPPLRWQACLFITLNAVILSMLLFDAPIGASEAPAPVKHLGEMLTGFGDSAWLIYTSILLFFQGRAGYKLVKTARSKAQALYVSWIGAYLFTTVVLSGLLANLLKRAIGRARPDHFHDYGMFSFTPFSGHAAFESFPSGHSTTVGAFFAAFALLFPRYRVAFIACAIWLGMTRVMVGAHYPSDVIAGLAFGAWFSLLTAIVFARCGLLFKLAPDGWPLAKRLFSDTEKPGAL; encoded by the coding sequence ATGCGGGCATTTTGGGCTTCCCTGGACAGGCGCTGGCGCCGGAGCAGCGTCGGCATGCCGCCTTTGCGCTGGCAGGCCTGTCTCTTCATCACGCTCAATGCCGTGATCCTCTCGATGCTGCTCTTCGACGCACCGATCGGCGCCAGTGAAGCTCCAGCACCAGTGAAGCACCTCGGCGAAATGCTGACCGGTTTCGGCGATTCCGCCTGGCTGATCTACACCAGCATCCTGCTGTTCTTTCAGGGCCGGGCGGGCTACAAGCTTGTGAAGACGGCGCGCTCCAAGGCGCAGGCGCTCTATGTCAGCTGGATCGGCGCCTATCTCTTCACCACGGTCGTCTTGTCGGGGCTTCTCGCCAATCTGCTGAAGCGGGCGATCGGCAGGGCGCGTCCCGATCATTTTCACGATTACGGCATGTTTTCCTTCACGCCCTTTTCAGGCCATGCCGCTTTCGAAAGTTTTCCGTCCGGGCATTCCACCACGGTCGGCGCCTTCTTCGCCGCTTTCGCCCTGCTGTTTCCACGCTACCGCGTTGCCTTCATCGCCTGCGCCATCTGGCTCGGCATGACCCGTGTCATGGTCGGCGCCCATTATCCGAGCGACGTCATCGCCGGCCTTGCGTTCGGGGCCTGGTTCTCGCTGCTGACGGCGATCGTCTTTGCCCGCTGCGGCCTGCTCTTCAAACTGGCGCCGGATGGCTGGCCCCTCGCCAAACGCTTGTTTTCCGATACAGAAAAGCCCGGCGCCTTGTAA